From a region of the Saccharomyces paradoxus chromosome IV, complete sequence genome:
- the RPN4 gene encoding stress-regulated transcription factor RPN4 (Transcription factor that stimulates expression of proteasome genes~similar to YDL020C), with protein MASTELSLKRTLTDILEDELYHTNPSHNQFAGHYQNYHPNASITPYKLVNGNKENNGFTWNHSSQQQNESSAASIPPQQTFHFPIFNKYADPTLTTTTSFTNGEGPANDKQINNVHLIPNEVKSVSETPLQKTVNLKNIMKVSDPYVPTRNTFNYDVKISNDFFDNGDNLYGNDEEVLFYEDNYNPKMQWSLQDNSAAINNEDARAIFNNEFDSDDDDISDDEEDEIEEEDCLQQDQHQEEPLLPLDATSISIFGADQKMGRAKSTGHLFNEYSYVDSNIDSMTSGVSKNLLDEQGHEKIQDEDEDEDNDLLDEDDIYDISLLKNRRKQSFVLNKNTIDFERFPSPSTSANKPSNAAAGKRKSAKSSNNRSGANNNNENSSLERIKKPTSAVLTSNTSRRKLINYTKKHLSSHSSSSNSNSKSSTTPPSAHASSSDGNNEIFTCQIMNLITNEPCGAQFSRSYDLTRHQNTIHAKRKIVFRCSECIKILGSEGYQKTFSRLDALTRHIKSKHEDLSLEQRQEVTKFAKANIGYVMG; from the coding sequence ATGGCTTCCACGGAACTTAGCCTAAAAAGAACCTTAACAGATATTTTAGAAGACGAGTTGTATCATACTAATCCAAGTCATAATCAATTCGCAGGCCATTATCAAAACTACCATCCAAATGCTAGCATTACTCCGTATAAGTTGGTGAACGGCAACAAGGAAAATAACGGTTTTACTTGGAATCATTCATCTCAACAGCAGAATGAATCGAGTGCAGCTTCGATACCGCCACAGCAAACTTTCCACTTTCCAATATTCAACAAATACGCGGATCCTACTTTAACTACCACCACCTCTTTTACAAATGGTGAAGGACCGGCAAACGATAAACAGATTAATAATGTCCACCTCATACCAAACGAGGTTAAGAGTGTCAGCGAAACCCCGCTGCAGAAGACTGttaatttgaagaatataatGAAAGTATCAGATCCGTATGTACCGACACGGAATACGTTCAATTATGATGTTAAAATTTCGAACGATTTTTTCGATAACGGTGATAATCTATATGGTAATGACGAGGAAGTGCTTTTTTATGAAGATAATTATAATCCGAAGATGCAGTGGTCTCTTCAAGATAATAGCGCTGCAATAAATAATGAGGACGCGAGAGCTATTTTTAACAATGAATTTGActctgatgatgatgatattagtgatgatgaagaggatgaaatcgaagaagaagactgTTTACAACAAGATCAACACCAAGAGGAACCCTTGCTGCCATTGGACGCTACATCGATCTCAATATTTGGCGCGGATCAAAAAATGGGTCGTGCCAAGAGTACTGGCCATCTATTTAATGAGTACAGTTACGTTGACTCTAATATAGATAGTATGACCAGTGGTGTGTCTAAAAATTTGTTAGACGAACAGGGACACGAGAAAATACAGGATGAGGATGAGGATGAGGATAATGATCTTCTtgacgaagatgatatCTATGATATATCTCTCTTGAAGAACAGAAGAAAGCAAAGCTTCGTTCTCAATAAAAACActattgattttgaaagatttccATCTCCATCAACCTCGGCAAATAAACCCTCTAATGCTGCTGCTGGCAAAAGGAAGTCAGCAAAATCGTCCAATAATCGTAGTGGCGctaacaacaataatgaaaacagCTCAttagaaagaataaagaagCCGACGTCAGCTGTATTAACCTCAAATACTAGTAGGCGGAAGCTAATCAACTATACTAAGAAGCACTTATCTTCacattcttcatcttccaattcGAATTCAAAATCCTCAACTACGCCACCATCGGCGCATGCGTCATCTTCTGATGGCAATAACGAAATATTTACTTGTCAGATAATGAACCTCATCACAAATGAACCATGCGGTGCCCAATTTTCAAGATCCTATGATTTAACAAGACACCAAAATACTATTCACGCTAAAAGAAAGATTGTTTTCCGTTGCTCAGAGTGTATAAAAATTCTTGGATCTGAAGGCTATCAGAAGACATTTTCGAGACTGGATGCTTTGACAAGGCATATAAAATCAAAGCATGAAGATTTATCCTTAGAACAGCGTCAAGAGGTTACAAAATTTGCAAAGGCCAATATTGGTTATGTCATGGGTTAA
- the GPD1 gene encoding glycerol-3-phosphate dehydrogenase (NAD(+)) GPD1 (NAD-dependent glycerol-3-phosphate dehydrogenase~similar to YDL022W): MSAAADRLNLTSGHLNAGRKRSSSSVSLKAAEKPFKVTVIGSGNWGTTIAKVVAENCQGYPEVFAPTVQMWVFEEEINGEKLTEIINTRHQNVKYLPGITLPDNLVANPDLIDSVKDVDIIVFNIPHQFLPRICSQLKGHVDSHVRAISCLKGFEVGAKGVQLLSSYITEELGIQCGALSGANIATEVAQEHWSETTVAYHIPKDFRGEGKDVDHKVLKALFHRPYFHVSVIEDVAGISICGALKNVVALGCGFVEGLGWGNNASAAIQRVGLGEIIRFGQMFFPESREETYYQESAGVADLITTCAGGRNVKVARLMATSGKDAWECEKELLNGQSAQGLITCKEVHEWLETCGSVEDFPLFEAVYQIVYNNYPMKNLPDMIEELDLHED, encoded by the coding sequence ATGtctgctgctgctgatAGATTAAACTTAACTTCCGGCCACTTGAATGCCGGTAGAAAGAGAAGCTCCTCTTCTGTCTCTTTGAAGGCCGCTGAAAAGCCATTCAAGGTTACCGTTATTGGATCCGGTAACTGGGGTACTACCATTGCCAAGGTTGTTGCCGAAAACTGTCAAGGATACCCAGAGGTTTTCGCCCCAACAGTACAAATGTGGGTGttcgaagaagaaatcaatgGTGAAAAATTGACTGAAATTATAAATACTAGACATCAAAACGTCAAATACTTGCCTGGCATCACTCTACCCGACAATTTGGTTGCCAACCCAGACTTGATTGATTCTGTCAAGGATGTCGACATCATTGTCTTCAACATTCCACATCAATTTTTGCCACGTATCTGTAGCCAATTGAAAGGCCACGTTGACTCTCACGTCAGAGCTATTTCCTGTTTGAAGGGTTTTGAAGTTGGTGCTAAGGGTGTCCAATTATTATCCTCTTATATTACTGAGGAACTAGGTATTCAATGTGGTGCTCTATCCGGTGCTAACATTGCCACCGAGGTCGCTCAAGAGCACTGGTCTGAAACCACCGTCGCCTACCACATTCCAAAGGATTTCAGAGGCGAAGGTAAAGATGTCGACCATAAAGTTCTGAAGGCCTTGTTCCATAGACCTTACTTCCACGTCAGTGTCATCGAAGATGTTGCTGGTATCTCCATCTGTGGTGCTTTGAAGAACGTTGTCGCCCTAGGCTGTGGTTTCGTCGAAGGTCTAGGTTGGGGGAACAACGCCTCTGCCGCCATCCAAAGAGTCGGTTTGGGTGAAATCATCAGATTCGGCCAAATGTTTTTCCCAGAATCTAGAGAAGAAACATACTACCAAGAGTCTGCTGGTGTTGCTGACTTGATCACCACCTGCGCTGGTGGTAGAAACGTCAAGGTTGCTAGACTAATGGCTACTTCTGGTAAGGACGCCTGGGAATGTGAAAAGGAATTGTTGAACGGTCAATCTGCTCAAGGTTTGATTACCTGTAAAGAAGTCCACGAATGGTTGGAGACATGTGGCTCTGTTGAAGATTTCCCATTATTTGAAGCCGTATACCAAATTGTTTACAACAATTACCCAATGAAGAACCTTCCGGACATGATTGAAGAATTAGATCTACATGAAGATTAG
- the DIA3 gene encoding putative acid phosphatase DIA3 (similar to YDL024C), translating into MLKPIIFVISLGASLSSAASIPFGTFADVKQIGSQKNLFPFLGGSAPYFSFPANYGIPTDIPEGCRLTQVQMIGRHGERYPTRSEAKDIFETWHKIYNYTGKYGGSLSFLNYGYEFFIPDESYLEMETTLQNSIDVLNPYTGEMNAKRHAREFLAKYGQLMENCSNFPVFATNSKRIYDTAQYFAEALGDGFNISLQTLSEDPSSGANTLAAKSSCPNWHSNVNNDILVSYSRDYLENVSNRLNDENKGLNLSMKDAAALFSWCAFELNARGYSNICDVFTAAEMIHYSYETDLTSFYQNGPGYNLIKSIGANLFNATVKLLRESAHMDQKVWLSFTHDTDILNYLTAVGLIDDTRNLTTSYVPFRDHSYHKSWYIPQGARVYTEKFQCSNESYVRYVVNDAVIPIESCSDGPGFSCEENLFYKYAKDRLRGVSFYEDCDVSKVSKEKELRFYWDWNTTRYNASLVNQ; encoded by the coding sequence ATGTTAAAGCCAATTATTTTCGTCATTTCTTTAGGTGCTTCATTATCTAGTGCAGCTTCCATCCCATTTGGAACTTTTGCGGATGTTAAACAAATTGGCTCTCAGAAGAACCTGTTTCCCTTTCTAGGGGGTTCTGCACCATACTTCTCTTTTCCTGCTAACTACGGTATACCTACGGATATTCCTGAAGGTTGTAGATTAACGCAAGTCCAAATGATTGGCAGGCATGGTGAAAGGTATCCTACCAGAAGTGAGGCCAAggatatttttgaaacgTGGcataaaatatataattATACAGGCAAGTATGGTGGATCACtatcttttttaaattatggatatgaattttttattccCGATGAAAGTTATCTGGAAATGGAGACAACCTTGCAGAATTCAATCGATGTGTTGAACCCATATACGGGAGAAATGAATGCAAAGAGACATGCAAGAGAATTTTTAGCGAAATATGGACAATTGATGGAGAACTGTTCTAACTTCCCTGTCTTTGccacaaattcaaaaagaatCTATGATACTGCCCAATATTTTGCCGAGGCTTTGGGCGATGGCTTCAATATATCACTACAAACACTCAGCGAAGATCCGTCCTCAGGTGCAAACACATTAGCTGCTAAAAGTTCATGTCCTAATTGGCACTCGAATGTCAACAATGATATACTAGTATCATACTCGAGAGACTATTTAGAAAATGTTTCTAATCGTCTCAATGACGAAAATAAAGGGCTGAACTTAAGTATGAAAGACGCAGCGGCcttgttttcttggtgTGCCTTCGAGTTGAACGCAAGGGGCTATAGTAACATCTGTGACGTATTCACTGCAGCAGAGATGATACACTATTCTTACGAGACCGACTTGACGAGCTTTTATCAAAACGGTCCCGGATACAACTTGATCAAATCTATAGGTGCCAATTTATTCAATGCAACGGTGAAACTACTACGAGAAAGTGCGCATATGGATCAAAAAGTTTGGTTGAGCTTTACACACGATACTGATATCCTTAATTATTTGACAGCTGTAGGATTGATTGATGATACCAGGAATTTGACCACCAGTTATGTTCCTTTTCGCGACCATTCCTATCACAAGTCATGGTACATTCCTCAAGGGGCTAGGGTCTATACGGAAAAGTTTCAATGCTCAAACGAATCGTACGTCCGTTATGTAGTTAACGATGCTGTGATTCCTATTGAGAGCTGTTCAGATGGTCCAGGTTTTTCATGCGAAGAGAATCTATTTTACAAGTATGCAAAAGACAGGTTACGAGGTGTAAGTTTCTATGAAGATTGTGATGTTTCCAAAGTTAGTAAGGAAAAGGAACTGCGGTTTTATTGGGATTGGAACACAACAAGGTATAATGCATCCTTAGTGAATCAATAA
- the RTK1 gene encoding putative serine/threonine protein kinase RTK1 (protein kinase, potentially phosphorylated by Cdc28p~similar to YDL025C) has product MVKETPLHSSSSTSLSSLFRPTKLKNLSAKIFNGGGNQSYSKADDVSRSSSRSSNKNTDSDQEDRIKYNKPNDRRSVLGKNTQGNGASSKESHTVASPSLAGISTTSVKKVTVDYLSSRPLHNNHNPVRTGHTVPHLPHSIHNPINYIHQGSKDAFHHPHPVRSTAHNNIFTVSSAKSDTPSSNLSYQAHMHPVEILQKQIEDKHFMDSQASTPGSVELQHNSSSGSDDTSSKKKKSLRLTRFFKKIHNDYHDNHHHHHHHNNHNRGSTPTKPKPNLNTNENIVENNGKTLYETDNPVELLEKYGIPGRKLGEGASGSVSVVERTDGKLFACKMFRKPHLNNEGTNQSQLANYSKKVTTEFCIGSTLHHENIIETLDMLTEGDTYLLVMEYAPYDFFNLVMSNLMTQDEVNCYFKQLCHGVNYLHSMGLAHRDLKLDNCVVTKDGILKLIDFGSAVVFQYPYEDTIVKSHGIVGSDPYLAPELLKQTSYDPRVADVWSIAIIFYCMVLKRFPWKAPKKSFNSFRLFTEEPEDEDDIARGPNKILRLLPRHSRKIIGRMLTLEPKQRVLMNDVVKDDWLVSVPSCEIDPTTGDLVEKPKNHKHHLVTEEELNELTKQHGNKDSN; this is encoded by the coding sequence ATGGTTAAGGAAACTCCATTGCactcatcttcatcaacttCGCTATCATCGTTATTTAGGCCAACTaagttgaaaaatctaTCGGCTAAAATATTTAACGGCGGTGGTAACCAATCATACTCAAAGGCGGATGATGTTTCGAGGTCCTCCTCTAGATCGtcaaataaaaatacaGATTCAGACCAGGAGGATCGCATAAAGTATAACAAACCTAACGATCGAAGATCTGTCCTAGGAAAGAATACCCAGGGAAATGGCGCATCGTCAAAGGAGTCACATACAGTAGCAAGTCCTTCACTAGCAGGGATTTCTACTACCTCGGTCAAAAAGGTTACTGTTGACTACCTTTCTTCTCGCCCCTTACATAACAATCATAATCCCGTGCGCACTGGGCATACCGTGCCCCACTTACCTCATAGTATTCACAATCCAATAAACTATATTCATCAAGGCTCAAAGGATGCTTTCCACCATCCTCACCCCGTTCGCTCCACAGCTCATAACAACATTTTTACGGTATCTTCTGCCAAATCGGATACACCTTCTTCGAATTTGTCATATCAGGCGCATATGCATCCCGTAGAGATACTACAGAAACAGATTGAAGACAAACACTTTATGGACTCTCAAGCATCCACCCCTGGGTCTGTAGAACTGCAGCATAATTCTTCAAGCGGTAGTGATGATACctcatcaaaaaagaaaaaatctcTGAGATTAAcaagatttttcaaaaaaattcataatGATTATCATGACAATCACCATCACCATCACCATCACAATAATCATAACCGTGGATCCACCCCCACAAAACCAAAGCCCAATTTAAATACTAACGAAAATATAGTAGAAAATAACGGCAAAACATTATACGAGACAGATAATCCAGTGGAATTATTAGAAAAATATGGTATTCCTGGTAGAAAATTAGGCGAAGGAGCCTCCGGTTCAGTGTCTGTAGTGGAAAGAACTGACGGCAAGCTATTTGCTTGCAAAATGTTTCGAAAACCACACTTAAACAATGAAGGAACTAATCAGTCTCAATTAGCTAATTATTCTAAGAAGGTTACCACTGAATTTTGTATTGGTTCCACGCTGCACCATGAGAATATCATTGAAACTCTAGATATGCTGACTGAAGGTGACACCTATTTATTGGTAATGGAATATGCGCcatatgattttttcaatctcGTCATGAGTAACCTAATGACACAGGATGAAGTCAATTGTTACTTTAAACAGCTGTGCCACGGTGTTAATTATCTCCACTCCATGGGCTTAGCTCACAGAGATTTAAAGTTGGACAATTGCGTCGTTACTAAAGACGGCATCTTGAAACTGATTGACTTTGGTAGCGCTGTAGTCTTCCAATATCCTTACGAGGATACCATCGTAAAATCACATGGAATAGTGGGGTCCGACCCTTATCTGGCTCCTGAACTATTAAAACAAACATCATACGATCCAAGAGTAGCAGACGTGTGGTCCATCGCTATTATATTTTACTGTATGGTCTTAAAAAGATTTCCTTGGAAGGCCCCAAAAAAGAGCTTTAACTCGTTTCGGTTATTTACCGAGGAACCTGAGGACGAAGATGATATAGCTCGGGGCccaaacaaaatattgaGGCTACTACCAAGACATTCACGAAAAATAATAGGTAGAATGTTAACCTTAGAGCCAAAGCAAAGAGTTTTAATGAACGACGTGGTAAAGGATGATTGGCTTGTATCCGTTCCCTCTTGCGAAATTGACCCTACCACCGGCGATTTGGttgaaaaaccaaaaaatcaTAAGCATCACTTGGTTACTGAAGAGGAATTGAATGAGTTGACCAAGCAACACGGAAATAAAGATTCAAACTAA
- the GPM2 gene encoding phosphoglycerate mutase family protein GPM2 (phosphoglycerate mutase~similar to YDL021W) encodes MTANRSSNVMTLFLLRHGQSELNHENIFCGWIDAKLTDKGKEQARHSAELIKQYCKANNLKLPQIGYTSRLIRTQQTIETMCEEFKLKPQLQIVYDFNKIKLGDEFGSDKKDNMKIPILQTWRLNERHYGSWQGQRKPNVLEEYGKDKYMFIRRDYEGKPPPVDLDREMIQQENEKGSSTGYEFKEPNRQIKYELECSNHEIVLPDSESLREVVYRLNPFLQNVILKLANQYDESSCLIVGHGSSVRSLLKILEGISDDDIKNVDIPNGIPLVVELDKNDGLKFIRKFYLDPESAKINAEKVRNEGFVKNP; translated from the coding sequence ATGACTGCAAATAGATCATCCAATGTCATGACATTGTTCTTGTTGAGGCATGGGCAAAGTGAATTGAATCATGAGAACATATTCTGTGGGTGGATTGACGCTAAGCTGACTGATAAAGGTAAAGAACAAGCTCGTCATTCCGCCGAGCTAATCAAGCAATATTGTAAAGCgaataatttgaaattacCCCAGATTGGTTATACTTCACGTTTAATAAGAACTCAACAGACTATAGAAACGATGTGCGAAGAATTCAAGTTAAAGCCACAACTACAGATTGTTTACGACTTCAATAAAATTAAACTTGGGGACGAATTTGGCAGTGACAAGAAGGATAATATGAAAATCCCGATTCTTCAAACCTGGAGGTTGAACGAACGTCATTATGGCTCCTGGCAGGGCCAGAGGAAGCCAAATGTCTTAGAAGAATATGGTAAGGATAAGTACATGTTCATTAGAAGAGATTATGAAGGTAAGCCACCACCTGTAGACCTTGACCGTGAAATGattcaacaagaaaacgAGAAGGGCTCTTCCACTGGATACGAATTCAAGGAACCAAACAGGCAAATAAAATATGAGTTAGAATGTAGCAATCACGAAATTGTGTTACCGGATTCTGAATCCCTTCGTGAGGTGGTTTATAGATTGAACCCCTTTCTACAAAATGTCATACTAAAATTAGCCAATCAATATGATGAATCTTCGTGCCTAATTGTGGGCCATGGAAGCTCAGTGAGATCGCTATTGAAGATTCTGGAAGGTATATCGGATGATGACATCAAGAATGTTGATATTCCAAACGGCATTCCCTTGGTTGTTGAATTGGATAAGAATGATGGTCTCAAGTTCATCAGGAAGTTTTATCTGGATCCTGAATCTGCTAAGATCAATGCTGAGAAAGTTCGTAACGAGGGTTTCGTAAAAAACCCCTAA